A part of Puniceicoccaceae bacterium genomic DNA contains:
- the cysD gene encoding sulfate adenylyltransferase subunit CysD, with protein MPDYTITHLRQLEAESIHIMREVAAEFSNPVMLYSIGKDSSVLLHLARKAFHPGKIPFPLLHVDTGWKFREMYAFREQMANDVGFDLLVHQNPEGVEAGINPFDHGSEKHTQIMKTEGLKQALNKHGFDAAFGGARRDEEKSRAKERVFSFRNQFHQWDPKNQRPELWDLYNTKINKGESIRVFPMSDWTELDIWRYIQIEKIPIVPLYFAKERPVVMRNGVMIMVDDERMRLEPGEQPVMKKVRFRTLGCYPLTGAVESEAETLEDIVQEMLLTTTSERQGRVIDYDGAASMEDKKRDGYF; from the coding sequence ATGCCCGACTATACGATCACTCATTTACGTCAACTGGAGGCTGAGAGCATTCACATCATGCGTGAAGTGGCTGCGGAGTTTTCGAATCCGGTGATGCTTTACAGCATCGGAAAGGACTCCTCGGTTCTGCTTCATCTGGCGCGCAAGGCCTTTCATCCCGGCAAGATTCCATTCCCGCTGCTGCATGTGGATACGGGGTGGAAGTTTCGGGAAATGTATGCGTTTCGGGAGCAGATGGCAAACGATGTGGGGTTTGATTTGCTGGTGCACCAGAATCCGGAAGGCGTGGAAGCGGGGATCAACCCGTTCGACCATGGATCGGAGAAGCATACGCAAATCATGAAGACCGAAGGGCTGAAGCAAGCGCTCAACAAGCACGGCTTTGATGCGGCATTTGGTGGGGCCCGGCGCGATGAGGAAAAATCCAGAGCAAAGGAGCGTGTCTTCAGCTTTCGCAACCAGTTTCACCAGTGGGATCCGAAGAATCAGCGTCCGGAACTCTGGGACCTTTACAACACCAAGATCAACAAAGGTGAGTCGATCCGGGTATTTCCCATGTCAGACTGGACGGAGCTGGACATCTGGCGTTACATCCAGATCGAGAAGATTCCAATTGTGCCATTGTATTTTGCGAAGGAGAGACCAGTGGTCATGCGCAACGGTGTGATGATCATGGTGGACGATGAGCGCATGCGCCTGGAACCGGGCGAACAGCCTGTGATGAAAAAGGTGCGCTTCCGCACCCTGGGGTGCTACCCGCTGACGGGTGCGGTGGAGTCCGAGGCGGAAACGCTCGAAGACATTGTGCAGGAGATGTTGCTCACGACCACCTCTGAGCGCCAGGGACGCGTGATCGATTACGACGGCGCCGCCTCGATGGAGGACAAGAAGCGGGATGGGTATTTCTAG
- a CDS encoding signal peptidase I codes for MKNLFRYVFMLLCVNAIAPISSQASALSASEPAVVRSQLHGFSMYPTIKSGDYVVYRKTQFSNLKPGDIVVFVDTQTGERVCHRIVEIEDGRAKSKGDNNRFRDRGFISDQNLLGKVTHIGGRSLS; via the coding sequence ATGAAGAATTTGTTTCGCTATGTATTTATGCTTCTTTGCGTTAACGCTATTGCGCCGATTTCGAGTCAAGCCTCTGCGTTGTCGGCATCTGAGCCAGCGGTAGTGCGGTCGCAGTTGCATGGATTTTCGATGTATCCGACGATCAAAAGCGGTGACTATGTTGTGTATCGCAAAACCCAGTTTTCGAATCTGAAACCAGGGGACATCGTGGTCTTTGTGGATACGCAAACGGGGGAGCGCGTGTGCCACCGCATCGTTGAGATTGAGGACGGTCGGGCAAAGTCGAAAGGGGACAACAACCGCTTTCGGGATCGTGGGTTCATTTCAGATCAAAATCTTTTGGGCAAGGTCACCCACATTGGGGGACGTTCCCTTTCCTAA
- a CDS encoding iron dependent repressor, metal binding and dimerization domain protein codes for MESLHLGKQTARNHKRVRRQHQSEITQDYVEAIYRLKEEGKGTRVTDIQGVFGVSHVTVIRTLARLEEAELLVKQQGSVTLTDTGREIAVKAYRRHNLVMEFLRSLGVSEKTAAADTEGIEHHLSEETVEAIQRFLDSKS; via the coding sequence ATGGAATCCCTTCATTTAGGCAAACAAACGGCCCGCAATCACAAGCGCGTTCGCCGACAGCACCAGTCGGAGATTACCCAGGATTACGTGGAGGCCATCTATCGTTTGAAGGAGGAGGGAAAGGGCACACGCGTCACGGATATTCAAGGCGTATTTGGGGTGTCCCACGTCACGGTCATCCGCACGCTTGCACGTCTGGAGGAAGCCGAGCTGCTCGTCAAACAACAGGGTTCGGTCACCCTCACCGATACGGGTAGGGAAATTGCGGTCAAGGCCTATCGCCGTCATAATCTCGTGATGGAGTTCCTGCGCTCCCTCGGTGTCTCCGAAAAGACTGCTGCAGCCGATACCGAGGGCATCGAACACCACCTCAGCGAGGAAACCGTTGAGGCAATTCAGCGCTTCCTCGACTCGAAATCGTAG